The proteins below are encoded in one region of Treponema sp. J25:
- a CDS encoding sugar ABC transporter permease: MNGDTLYRPRRVYRRRKGSIEQRKAMYGRIFIAPWVFGFIVYFALPLFTAVYYTLTKIYIDQEGLHFEWVGLQNYLYAFLQDPDFTRNLVESILNIVYQVPIIVFFSLFIASILKNDFRGRTLMRAIFFLPVIISSGVVISVLKENVLNTFSSESTFLFQAEGLNAILVRAGLNVALVKAIVSTISQIFDLTWKSGVQILLLLSALHAIPDSMYEAASIEGATGWEKFWKITFPLISPSFMLSIIYSIIDYFTDYSNKVMRMIVTTANQGKFEYSTTISITYFVAVMIIILIVNALLSRRTFYMV; encoded by the coding sequence ATGAACGGTGATACGCTTTATCGACCCCGTCGGGTTTATCGACGTCGTAAAGGAAGCATTGAACAGCGAAAAGCCATGTATGGACGGATATTTATCGCACCGTGGGTGTTTGGCTTTATCGTGTATTTTGCTCTTCCTCTGTTTACTGCTGTTTATTACACCCTTACCAAAATATACATTGATCAAGAGGGACTTCATTTTGAATGGGTTGGTTTACAAAATTACCTGTATGCTTTTTTGCAGGATCCTGACTTCACTCGAAACCTGGTGGAATCAATTTTAAATATTGTCTATCAGGTGCCGATTATCGTTTTCTTTAGCCTTTTCATTGCCAGCATTCTAAAAAACGATTTCCGAGGAAGAACATTGATGCGGGCCATTTTCTTCCTGCCGGTGATTATTTCATCAGGGGTGGTAATCTCGGTGCTCAAAGAAAACGTCCTTAATACCTTTAGTTCCGAATCCACCTTTCTTTTTCAGGCCGAAGGGCTTAATGCTATTCTGGTTCGGGCAGGACTAAATGTGGCCCTGGTAAAGGCCATCGTTTCCACTATCAGCCAGATTTTCGATTTAACCTGGAAATCAGGGGTCCAGATACTGCTGCTTTTGTCTGCCCTTCACGCCATCCCTGACAGTATGTATGAGGCTGCAAGCATCGAAGGGGCCACGGGGTGGGAAAAATTCTGGAAAATTACCTTTCCTCTTATTTCGCCCAGTTTTATGCTTTCTATCATCTATTCGATAATCGATTATTTTACTGATTATTCGAACAAGGTAATGCGGATGATTGTGACCACCGCGAACCAGGGAAAGTTTGAATATAGTACGACGATCTCCATCACCTATTTTGTGGCGGTGATGATCATTATTTTGATAGTGAATGCTCTGCTTTCGCGGCGGACATTTTACATGGTGTAG